A part of Arachis hypogaea cultivar Tifrunner chromosome 12, arahy.Tifrunner.gnm2.J5K5, whole genome shotgun sequence genomic DNA contains:
- the LOC140176862 gene encoding uncharacterized protein: protein MVRKQNGKWRMCVDFTDINKACPKDSYPLPSIDSLVDNASGYAILSFMDAYSRYNQIIMHPYDKSKTAFITEHGTTYQRLMDKMFAKQIGRKIEVYVDDMVAKTKVGNQHVNDLTKIFGQIRRYNMRLNPEKCAFAVQEQDWRWSYLQNLRTGNIPSDINNKKKFRRQASFFTIFNKSLYRRGFSRPLLRCLSRNEGNLAIYKAHEDICGTHVGARSLAYKFFVQNLFWPTLHQDCANKVRTCDNCQKHSPIIHIPPEELHYSDVSWPFDKWGLDILSPIPLAPCQNLKIKQHFSSVEHPQTNGLAEAANKVILHALRKKLDDAKGLWAELIPEIIWGYNTTVQSTTKETPFWLVYGSDTMIPLEISQSSVRTSVDNHEEARQTELDTIKEIGTDATLHQQAMQQLIARRHNKRMVPQSFQVKDLALHKTEHARRPPIHGKLAEYWKGPFRVIEVLGNSAYRLESLNGTPIPNTWNISYLKQFHS from the exons atGGTAAGAAAACAAAACGGTAAGTGGcgcatgtgtgttgatttcacTGATATCAACAAGGCATGCCCCAAAGATTCTTATCCTCTACCTTCCATAGATTCTTTGGTAGATAATGCTTCCGGATACGCAATACTAAGTTTCATGGATGCTTACTCCAGGTACAACCAGATCATTATGCACCCTTATGATAAGAGTAAAACTGCTTTTATTACTGAACACG GAACAACTTACCAACGTCTTATGGATAAGATGTTCGCAAAACAGATCGGACGAAAGATAgaagtttacgtcgatgacatggTTGCCAAGACAAAAGTCGGAAATCAACATGTGAATGACCTTACCAAAATCTTTGGTCAGATCCGACGATACAACATGCGCCTAAACCCTGAGAAATGTGCCTTTGCGGTACAG GAACAGGACTGGCGATGGTCGTATTTGCAAAATCTAAGGACGGGAAACATCCCTTCGGACATTAACAACAAGAAAAAATTTCGCCGGCAAGCATCATTCTTTACAATATTCAATAAGTCTTTATATAGACGAGGATTTTCTCGTCCCCTGTTGAGATGTCTTTCAAGAAACGAAGGCAATTTGGCTATATACAAGGCCCACGAGGACATCTGTGGTACCCATGTGGGAGCTCGGAGTTTGGCATACAAATTCTTCGTGCAGAATTTATTTTGGCCCACCTTACATCAGGACTGTGCTAATAAGGTCAGGACTTGCGACAATTGTCAGAAGCACTCTCCAATTATACATATTCCACCAGAAGAGCTGCACTACTCGGACGTGAGCTGGCCTTTCGATAAGTGGGGGCTTGATATTCTCAGTCCTATTCCATTGGCACCGTGTCAG AACTTAAAAATAAAGCAACACTTCTCTTCAGTGGAACATCCACAGACAAACGGCCTCGCAGAAGCAGCCAACAAGGTCATCCTACATGCATTAAGGAAAAAACTAGATGACGCCAAAGGCCTCTGGGCCGAACTTATACCTGAGATCATATGGGGATATAATACTACCGTACAGTCAACAACAAAAGAAACACCATTTTGGTTGGTGTACGGATCTGATACCATGATACCATTGGAAATCTCTCAAAGCTCTGTCAGAACTAGCGTAGACAATCATGAAGAAGCTCGGCAGACCGAACTTGACACCATTAAAGAAATCGGAACAGACGCAACACTCCATCAGCAAGCAATGCAGCAGCTTATAGCTCGAAGACATAACAAAAGAATGGTTCCACAATCTTTCCAAGTAAAGGACTTGGCGTTACACAAAACCGAGCATGCAAGAAGACCTCCCATACATGGGAAGCTCGCAGAATACTGGAAGGGCCCATTCCGAGTTATCGAAGTCCTTGGCAACAGTGCATATCGACTAGAATCTTTGAATGGTACTCCCATACCTAACACGTGGAATATTTCTTATTTGAAACAATTTCATAGCTAA